In Holophagales bacterium, one DNA window encodes the following:
- a CDS encoding glycosyltransferase: MIRVADFLKDRRVHCSPSAPRSPAVSVILPTFARHSSGTLARAVESVLQQSWVDLELLVVDDGSTDGTAGFLRALQARDERVVHVRHDLNSGLPALRVNEGIELARGRFVAFQFDDDEWLPGALEALVERALGLVEPAVVFGSAEVVLASGERRVPLPAAPLDEVLLSFQNRLANNSVLIARSVFDRVGMYDCQVAMRRLCDWDLWMRLVRHIPFEALDRVVSRVALRQDGRAISLLVPFDLSAFRFIQAIDRDRLLTPTTWHSYELDSFAPGGVPLPPQIAARVARTQVTPFLDRVGDSLGAGGDSREPPFEEVAVRPRPLLWTSDAYYAPWAFFLRGYDQVSSARGGYKTYYQPVTQIEDGWESEADLLLLVRSITEPAVRLAERALASRMPLGYFLDDDLLHLHELGAAWDRLAPGQPDRESLLRQLRAADAVWTNPHLAKVIESENPRSVPHDAAVADDDLPRELRSRGESGRIRIGYVGGSYRREEFELLWGALRDLAEEYGETLEFEFWGIDLANLPPLPARVRTRPFDASMDRFLARLKAARFDILLTPLLGEPRPRMAKSPSKYLLTAVAGALGIFSDVSPYDALPSGVSCLKSENRAECWLAALREGVSMSSARFDSMREAMIAHVRAESTTEVLVDLHEAACRAIEIHALSRGCRGRDGRPRISLAGFEGSARSRDRELPRLLEKYGISVAGCETGDPLRQDETAAWLISRPGGLPSGFEIAPASTIGAVEVSDGLVPDPVPLEYFSAGLDRLLRDIASAGESAGGIQPGPSRLALWVRPETGPWSHSRDEDAGAIAIEGWQCVSTRGLPSGKRLAQADLVLCGNDADPEWVADCTAAAAVPIRTLAPGEQSATTDLEATIRRFLDAPPEAVSRRMDAYREVRARRHPQVVANRLFAELIRSSAKHGERPSTDDGVPDAGAGVLLRTPEASPSPAGGTSGAERHGWFDVDGVRHLADRVGVYRPLSRLRWSLRRKRVLVLYDTLTVSTHLYYGHALDRLSLATGREWLIRSTQDQSPEDLYSFHAVIFQRAVSAKAVELLEAAKRQGCHTIYDADDNLLLIDQVIEDPRHPWRVHFGEARDRITALLAGVDEVKVYSPTAEASFAGINSRVTVVRPYHILDGSESPPPAREGPARIGFLGSYYKDAEFKPVLEAILPMLEESYPLQFEFFGFCPAVLERHPGVNRIPWTSDYSEFRRTLRERRWDVGLAPLRDLEFNRCKTDIRYREYVAAGIAAIVSDAPIYRDSVDHRRTGLVVPQEQPRAWREAILELAENPFLRRWLARQALESLKERHRIEDYVEAVRAIIG, from the coding sequence GTGATCCGCGTTGCCGACTTCTTGAAGGACCGAAGGGTCCATTGCTCACCGAGTGCGCCGCGGTCGCCGGCGGTTTCGGTCATCCTTCCCACCTTCGCACGGCACTCGAGCGGCACTCTGGCGCGTGCGGTGGAAAGCGTGCTGCAACAATCCTGGGTCGACCTCGAGCTATTGGTCGTGGATGACGGTTCGACCGACGGAACTGCCGGGTTTCTTCGCGCGCTGCAGGCCCGCGATGAGCGCGTGGTGCACGTCCGCCACGATCTCAATTCGGGGCTGCCAGCGCTGCGTGTCAACGAGGGCATCGAGCTCGCACGCGGGAGATTCGTGGCATTTCAGTTCGACGATGACGAATGGCTTCCAGGCGCCCTGGAAGCACTCGTGGAAAGAGCTCTGGGTCTCGTGGAGCCTGCCGTCGTGTTCGGGTCGGCCGAAGTCGTGCTTGCCTCCGGAGAACGGCGCGTCCCCCTTCCGGCCGCCCCACTCGATGAGGTTCTGCTCTCGTTTCAGAACCGCCTGGCCAACAACTCTGTCCTCATCGCGCGTTCGGTCTTCGATCGCGTGGGCATGTACGACTGCCAGGTGGCCATGCGTCGCCTTTGCGATTGGGACCTCTGGATGCGCTTGGTGCGGCACATCCCATTCGAGGCACTCGACCGCGTCGTGTCTCGCGTGGCTTTGCGTCAAGATGGGCGGGCAATCTCTCTCCTCGTCCCTTTCGATCTCTCCGCTTTTCGGTTCATCCAGGCCATAGATCGCGATCGGCTCCTGACGCCGACCACGTGGCATTCGTATGAGCTCGATTCGTTCGCCCCGGGTGGTGTTCCATTGCCACCGCAAATCGCTGCTCGCGTTGCCAGAACGCAGGTGACGCCGTTCCTCGACCGCGTCGGAGATAGCTTAGGAGCCGGCGGCGACAGCCGAGAACCCCCCTTCGAGGAGGTGGCGGTTAGGCCTCGTCCGCTTCTGTGGACCAGCGATGCGTACTACGCGCCGTGGGCCTTCTTCCTCCGTGGCTACGACCAGGTCAGTTCCGCTCGAGGAGGCTACAAGACCTACTACCAGCCGGTGACTCAGATCGAGGACGGCTGGGAAAGCGAGGCGGATCTCCTGCTTCTCGTCAGAAGCATCACGGAACCCGCAGTCCGCCTTGCCGAACGTGCTCTGGCCAGCCGCATGCCACTTGGCTACTTTCTCGACGACGACCTCCTCCATCTTCATGAGCTCGGTGCTGCGTGGGATCGACTCGCACCCGGCCAGCCGGATCGAGAGAGCCTACTTCGCCAACTCCGCGCGGCTGACGCCGTCTGGACCAACCCGCATCTGGCGAAGGTCATCGAAAGCGAGAACCCGCGCTCGGTGCCCCATGACGCCGCAGTTGCGGATGACGACCTACCAAGGGAGCTTCGGTCCCGGGGAGAAAGCGGACGGATCCGTATTGGTTACGTTGGCGGAAGCTATCGGCGTGAGGAGTTCGAGCTGCTCTGGGGCGCACTCCGAGACCTCGCGGAGGAGTATGGCGAGACGCTCGAGTTCGAGTTTTGGGGAATCGACCTCGCCAACCTTCCACCGCTGCCGGCACGCGTTCGAACTCGTCCCTTTGACGCGAGCATGGATCGATTCCTCGCACGATTGAAGGCGGCGAGGTTCGACATCTTGCTGACGCCGCTGCTTGGCGAGCCGAGGCCGCGGATGGCCAAGTCTCCAAGCAAGTACCTTCTGACGGCGGTTGCCGGTGCGCTCGGGATCTTCTCTGACGTCTCACCCTACGATGCGCTCCCGTCTGGTGTGTCCTGTCTGAAGTCGGAGAATCGGGCGGAATGCTGGTTGGCGGCGCTGCGTGAAGGAGTGTCGATGTCGTCGGCACGCTTCGATTCCATGCGCGAGGCGATGATCGCGCACGTGCGAGCGGAGTCGACGACAGAGGTTCTTGTGGACCTCCATGAGGCGGCGTGTCGCGCGATCGAAATCCACGCACTCTCGCGCGGGTGTCGTGGTCGAGATGGGAGGCCTCGGATCTCTCTGGCCGGATTCGAGGGCTCAGCCCGCTCGCGCGACCGCGAGCTCCCGCGATTGCTTGAAAAGTACGGCATCTCGGTTGCCGGCTGCGAGACGGGAGATCCTTTGCGCCAGGACGAAACCGCAGCATGGTTGATCTCGAGACCTGGTGGGTTACCGAGCGGCTTCGAGATCGCACCTGCGTCGACGATTGGCGCCGTCGAGGTATCCGATGGCCTCGTACCAGACCCAGTTCCGCTCGAGTACTTCTCTGCCGGTCTCGATCGCCTCCTCCGAGACATCGCCAGCGCAGGTGAGAGCGCCGGAGGAATTCAACCGGGACCATCTCGCCTGGCGCTGTGGGTGCGCCCAGAAACCGGACCCTGGTCGCACTCACGAGATGAGGACGCCGGCGCGATCGCGATCGAAGGCTGGCAGTGCGTATCAACCCGAGGACTCCCGTCTGGCAAGCGATTGGCCCAGGCGGATCTAGTGCTCTGCGGGAACGACGCGGATCCGGAATGGGTCGCGGACTGCACCGCCGCCGCCGCGGTCCCCATTCGGACCCTCGCTCCGGGCGAGCAGTCGGCCACGACGGATCTCGAGGCCACGATCAGGAGGTTTCTCGACGCGCCACCTGAGGCTGTCAGTCGTCGGATGGACGCGTATCGGGAGGTTCGCGCCAGAAGACACCCACAGGTCGTCGCGAATCGGCTCTTTGCCGAGCTGATTCGTAGCTCCGCCAAGCACGGCGAGCGGCCCTCGACGGACGACGGGGTGCCGGACGCGGGAGCCGGCGTCTTGCTGCGCACTCCTGAGGCCTCGCCTTCTCCGGCCGGAGGGACCTCCGGGGCCGAGAGACACGGGTGGTTCGACGTGGACGGCGTGCGCCATCTCGCAGATCGTGTCGGGGTCTATCGCCCGCTATCCCGCCTGCGATGGTCACTGCGGCGAAAGCGCGTGTTGGTGCTCTACGACACCCTGACGGTATCGACGCATCTCTACTATGGTCATGCCCTCGATCGCCTGTCGTTGGCCACGGGTCGCGAGTGGTTGATCAGATCGACTCAGGACCAGAGTCCTGAAGATCTCTATTCCTTCCATGCCGTGATCTTCCAGCGTGCCGTCTCGGCGAAGGCAGTCGAGTTGCTGGAGGCCGCCAAGCGCCAGGGCTGCCACACGATCTACGACGCGGACGACAACCTTCTTCTCATCGACCAGGTCATCGAGGACCCGCGACACCCCTGGCGGGTCCACTTCGGAGAAGCGAGGGATCGCATCACCGCGCTGCTGGCCGGAGTTGATGAGGTCAAGGTCTATTCGCCCACGGCAGAAGCCTCGTTTGCCGGGATCAACAGCCGTGTGACGGTCGTTCGGCCCTACCACATCCTGGATGGCAGTGAGTCCCCTCCACCGGCGCGAGAGGGCCCGGCCCGCATCGGCTTCCTCGGCAGCTATTACAAGGACGCGGAGTTCAAGCCCGTCCTCGAGGCCATCCTCCCGATGCTGGAGGAGAGCTACCCGCTGCAGTTCGAGTTCTTCGGCTTCTGTCCCGCCGTCCTCGAACGTCACCCAGGAGTGAATCGGATTCCCTGGACCTCAGACTACTCGGAGTTTCGCCGGACACTGCGTGAGCGGAGGTGGGACGTCGGGCTCGCGCCGCTCCGCGATCTCGAATTCAATCGCTGCAAGACGGATATCCGCTATCGCGAGTACGTTGCAGCTGGTATCGCGGCCATCGTCTCCGACGCCCCGATCTACCGCGACAGTGTCGATCACCGCAGAACTGGTTTGGTGGTACCTCAAGAGCAGCCGCGGGCGTGGCGCGAGGCGATCCTGGAGCTCGCGGAGAATCCCTTCTTGCGCCGCTGGTTGGCTCGCCAAGCACTAGAGAGCCTGAAAGAACGTCATCGAATCGAGGACTACGTTGAGGCCGTAAGGGCCATCATCGGCTAG
- a CDS encoding S-layer homology domain-containing protein: protein MLAGAVAASASTITVPNGTGGGTCGAGNANLYRFGGNCGSKVQVNTTDPAYVQDNSPAAEGTYRVRFYINLAGRAPVVPPVAADDSLLTMTTGDQFDIFAAYDGADPVPPATAGDKELRVQVDFVSAGNYTVQAFIRTDAGTELSTSTKAVKRGWAAVEVEWAKSTAVGANNGKLNLWVNGSAATTQVTGVDNDTAAINYVRWGALPKAAAATLPATLSGVFKLDDFVSQRENYIGPAQPFSDNTNTSSSFWPFIQSTWANEIMPGCTSSTFCPANNIRRDEMAKYIVSSRLGTAFTPSACVTPQFADVPCSNAYEPYIRTLVNAGVVTGCGGGNYCPSATVTRREMIVFVLASLIGPPTTCNGTFADVQPAGPHASFCPWIETAATAGVVSGCGGGNFCPLNITRKDEMSVFLGQTFGLPLHVVGP, encoded by the coding sequence TTGCTCGCCGGGGCTGTTGCGGCCTCAGCCAGCACCATCACCGTTCCCAACGGCACGGGAGGCGGCACTTGCGGCGCCGGCAATGCCAACCTCTATCGGTTCGGCGGAAACTGCGGCTCGAAGGTCCAGGTCAACACGACCGACCCCGCGTACGTCCAGGACAACTCGCCGGCAGCCGAGGGAACCTACCGGGTTCGCTTCTACATCAACCTCGCCGGGCGTGCGCCCGTGGTGCCTCCGGTAGCGGCCGATGATTCGCTGCTGACGATGACCACGGGCGACCAGTTCGACATCTTTGCTGCTTACGATGGCGCCGATCCGGTTCCGCCGGCCACCGCTGGCGACAAGGAACTGCGCGTCCAGGTCGACTTCGTGTCGGCCGGCAACTATACCGTGCAGGCCTTCATCCGGACGGATGCCGGAACCGAGCTTTCCACTTCCACGAAGGCGGTCAAGCGCGGTTGGGCCGCGGTCGAGGTGGAGTGGGCCAAGTCGACAGCCGTCGGCGCGAACAACGGCAAGCTCAACCTGTGGGTCAACGGTAGCGCCGCAACGACACAGGTCACCGGCGTCGACAACGACACCGCGGCGATCAACTACGTACGGTGGGGCGCCCTTCCGAAGGCTGCGGCGGCAACCCTCCCGGCGACGCTGAGTGGTGTCTTCAAGCTGGACGACTTCGTTTCCCAGCGCGAGAACTACATCGGGCCAGCTCAGCCGTTCTCGGACAATACGAACACGTCGAGCTCGTTCTGGCCCTTTATCCAGTCCACCTGGGCCAACGAGATCATGCCCGGCTGCACTAGCTCGACCTTCTGTCCCGCCAACAACATCCGGCGAGACGAGATGGCCAAGTACATCGTTTCTTCGCGTCTCGGCACGGCCTTCACTCCGTCGGCCTGCGTTACCCCCCAGTTTGCCGACGTTCCGTGCTCCAATGCGTACGAACCGTACATCCGCACTCTCGTCAACGCGGGCGTCGTCACCGGCTGCGGCGGCGGCAACTACTGCCCCTCGGCGACCGTGACGCGCCGCGAGATGATCGTTTTCGTGCTGGCTTCGCTGATCGGTCCCCCGACGACCTGCAACGGCACCTTCGCCGACGTCCAGCCCGCCGGCCCGCATGCCTCGTTCTGTCCCTGGATCGAGACCGCGGCGACGGCCGGCGTCGTCTCGGGTTGCGGCGGCGGCAACTTCTGCCCGCTGAACATCACCCGCAAGGACGAGATGTCGGTGTTCCTCGGCCAGACCTTCGGTCTGCCGCTGCACGTGGTCGGTCCGTGA
- a CDS encoding glycosyltransferase produces the protein MRESLPFDWELRTYRDGTASVDATFDLVILCRPRFPEGLSVLDSANALGLSAMAMIDDNWPAAGREYARYRDLFSPGRPALDAFLDCIRRADVTLVYNGTLARELEPIARRLELLPTNVDLSLFSARTPIDREGGRLLVGYAGSPRFESSAFEALAELVRRRPAVDLLLMGHELPSPLESVPSRRLQFVPFVRGYPEYASQLATLAPDVLVAPLEDNVFSASKCPNKFLEITAVHAAGVYSRVEPYVSVVDDGRTGLLVANRTTDWLIALERLVDDSTLRRAIAAKSMDRVSRDFSTSAVQPQFEAVLRRATQYRARR, from the coding sequence TTGCGAGAGTCCCTGCCGTTCGATTGGGAGCTCCGAACGTACCGCGACGGCACCGCTTCGGTTGATGCGACCTTCGATCTCGTCATCCTTTGCCGGCCTCGTTTTCCCGAGGGGCTCAGTGTCCTGGACTCGGCGAATGCGCTCGGCCTCTCCGCAATGGCAATGATCGACGACAACTGGCCGGCGGCGGGACGCGAGTACGCTCGCTATCGCGACCTCTTTTCCCCCGGCAGGCCCGCGCTCGACGCGTTCCTGGATTGCATCCGTCGCGCGGACGTGACACTCGTGTACAACGGCACACTCGCTCGGGAGCTCGAGCCGATCGCTCGCCGATTGGAGCTACTACCGACCAACGTCGACCTGTCGCTCTTTAGCGCCCGAACTCCGATCGACCGCGAGGGTGGCCGGTTGCTGGTTGGATACGCCGGGTCGCCTCGTTTCGAGTCGTCAGCCTTCGAGGCTCTCGCGGAGCTCGTTCGGCGACGACCTGCGGTCGACCTGCTCCTGATGGGACACGAGCTTCCCTCCCCGCTTGAGAGTGTTCCGTCTCGCCGGCTCCAGTTCGTCCCATTCGTACGCGGCTATCCTGAGTACGCATCTCAGCTCGCCACCCTCGCGCCTGACGTCCTGGTGGCGCCGCTCGAAGACAACGTGTTCAGCGCTTCGAAGTGCCCGAACAAATTCCTCGAGATCACTGCCGTCCACGCCGCCGGGGTCTACTCTCGGGTCGAACCCTACGTTTCGGTAGTCGACGACGGCCGTACAGGCCTGCTGGTGGCCAACCGAACCACCGACTGGCTGATAGCGCTAGAGCGGCTCGTCGACGACTCCACGCTGCGACGTGCGATTGCCGCCAAGTCGATGGATCGCGTCAGCCGCGATTTCTCGACCAGCGCAGTGCAGCCGCAGTTCGAGGCCGTGCTGCGGCGGGCCACCCAGTACCGGGCGCGGCGGTGA
- a CDS encoding Crp/Fnr family transcriptional regulator — MLVEFPLFRGLPPDQLARVNERLHRKTVPAGTNMITAEQPGEVVYLLVEGTVKILVEQLDGREVILAFLGAGDTVGEMSLVDSSGRSANVMTMEKCSFLWMDRPTFQDCLKIPEFSTNLVRLLCSRLRLANEQIQSLSSLDVAGRLARQLLAFAERYGKPEGDGGVRISLRLTQTDLAELVGASRERVNQVMVDFRQRGFVTVEPNHHVLVQKPRELAKLCR, encoded by the coding sequence ATGCTCGTCGAATTTCCGCTCTTTCGCGGCTTGCCGCCCGATCAGCTGGCTCGCGTCAACGAGCGGCTGCATCGCAAGACCGTCCCGGCCGGCACCAACATGATCACCGCCGAGCAGCCCGGCGAAGTCGTCTACCTGCTCGTCGAGGGGACAGTGAAGATCCTCGTCGAACAGCTCGACGGACGCGAGGTGATCCTCGCTTTCCTCGGCGCCGGCGACACGGTCGGCGAGATGAGCCTGGTCGACAGCTCCGGCCGCTCGGCCAACGTCATGACGATGGAGAAGTGCAGCTTCCTCTGGATGGACCGACCGACCTTCCAGGACTGCCTGAAGATCCCGGAGTTCTCGACGAACCTGGTGCGACTGCTCTGCTCGCGTCTGCGTCTGGCCAACGAGCAGATCCAGTCGCTCTCGAGCCTCGACGTCGCCGGACGCCTCGCCCGGCAGTTGCTCGCCTTCGCCGAGCGCTACGGCAAGCCCGAAGGCGACGGCGGCGTGCGCATCTCGCTGCGCCTCACCCAGACCGACCTCGCCGAGCTGGTGGGCGCCTCGCGCGAACGGGTCAACCAGGTGATGGTCGACTTCCGCCAGCGCGGTTTCGTCACCGTCGAGCCGAACCACCACGTCCTGGTGCAGAAGCCCCGGGAGCTCGCCAAGCTCTGTCGCTGA
- a CDS encoding glycosyltransferase family 4 protein, with translation MNPPRRVALISHSSALSGGEQALLRAVRALGGSGYLPHVVLPGPGPLRQVLESLGVPVAELATAWWIPATHWSAEVFRAQLVGLEQRTEALGRWLAAERIDLVHTNTVVTLEGALAAAGRRLPHVWHSRGLFDGGFPPSFFGELRGIFETITALADVMPCVSRAVADQARCHEPDSPCRLVPDGFDLGEPGSRPPAPRAEVAARLGVPINRRLVVSLGGIQRRKGLLDLVDAAGKLARQFSDVVFILGGSDNDPTHTQELRGRIAALGLEARVLLPGQIADPASLLSHAELFVHPSHSEGFGLAILEAMALARPVIATRCGGPEDLIESGRSGLLVDVGNADQLAEAIRVLLGDPVRAARMGEEAGRQARRFDLQTLGDNLDRAYSEACERHASRGRLGRGQRLWIASEVLGSALGRAASPPGAASGAPLVRSPFGSALLTMSRVACARRPRPGSGG, from the coding sequence ATGAACCCACCACGCCGGGTCGCCCTGATCTCTCATTCTTCGGCCCTTTCCGGTGGGGAGCAGGCGCTTCTTCGAGCCGTGCGGGCGCTTGGCGGTTCAGGCTACCTGCCCCACGTGGTCCTCCCGGGTCCCGGGCCGTTGCGGCAGGTGCTCGAATCCCTTGGCGTACCCGTAGCAGAACTTGCCACGGCTTGGTGGATCCCCGCCACGCACTGGTCCGCCGAGGTCTTCCGGGCGCAGCTTGTTGGGTTGGAGCAGCGCACCGAGGCGCTTGGGCGTTGGCTTGCGGCCGAACGCATCGACCTTGTTCACACCAACACGGTCGTGACCCTAGAGGGAGCGCTCGCCGCTGCCGGGCGTCGACTGCCGCACGTCTGGCACAGTCGGGGCCTTTTCGACGGGGGCTTTCCTCCCTCTTTTTTCGGCGAACTGCGAGGCATCTTCGAGACCATCACGGCACTTGCCGATGTCATGCCATGCGTCTCTCGTGCCGTGGCCGACCAAGCCCGATGCCACGAACCGGACTCGCCGTGCCGGCTTGTTCCAGACGGCTTCGACCTGGGAGAGCCGGGGTCGCGTCCTCCTGCACCTCGAGCCGAAGTAGCGGCACGACTGGGTGTTCCCATCAACAGGCGGCTGGTCGTCTCCCTTGGCGGCATCCAGCGGAGGAAGGGCCTGCTCGATCTGGTGGATGCCGCAGGCAAGCTGGCCCGACAGTTCTCGGACGTCGTCTTCATTCTTGGCGGAAGCGACAATGATCCGACCCACACTCAGGAGCTGCGCGGGAGAATCGCGGCTCTTGGTCTCGAGGCCCGGGTCCTGCTGCCCGGGCAGATCGCCGATCCCGCGTCTCTCCTCTCTCATGCCGAGCTTTTCGTCCACCCCTCCCATTCGGAGGGATTCGGGCTGGCGATCTTGGAGGCCATGGCGCTCGCTCGACCGGTGATCGCCACACGCTGTGGCGGACCCGAGGATTTGATCGAGAGCGGAAGGTCCGGCCTTCTGGTCGACGTCGGTAACGCCGATCAGTTGGCCGAAGCGATCCGGGTGCTGCTCGGAGACCCAGTAAGAGCGGCGCGAATGGGCGAGGAGGCTGGGCGACAGGCCCGCAGGTTCGACCTCCAGACCCTGGGCGACAACCTGGACCGCGCCTACTCCGAGGCGTGCGAGCGCCACGCCTCTCGTGGGCGTCTTGGGCGGGGCCAACGTCTCTGGATCGCTTCGGAGGTTCTCGGCTCGGCCCTCGGGCGGGCGGCCTCGCCACCCGGAGCGGCGTCCGGTGCCCCTCTTGTGCGTTCGCCCTTCGGTTCTGCGCTCTTGACCATGTCTCGGGTCGCCTGCGCCCGTCGACCGCGCCCCGGCTCGGGTGGCTAG
- a CDS encoding radical SAM protein — MRRPKPHDWSPLRAAERAAIAFPRHAKHRLAVAYANRYHVGMSSLGFQRVVELVHRRPDWIAERFFTDGEGMPRSVERDAPLSDFGAIAFSVSFEEDFVHLLELLARAGVPWRRRERGDGDPLVFLGGSCAAINPLPMAELVDVFPLGAAENLLPAMLAALEQESHREAVLDRLAATDGFFVPARHDPEELAQGGKLRKLELTAEQMRLPGHLPTSCLVTPHTEFADKFLIEMSRGCPEKCKYCWATFGMGKFRAHPTEMILEAMERARAVTDQLGFVATAVGDHPEVERILEESVRLGFRAAVSSIRIPAVTEGVLAALHASGDRSITLAPETGTDRLRWIMNKPVPNALLLEKVRLIFRHGFRELKLYFIVGMPGETMEDVDGIVDLAAECREAMLAETRARGRTGEIQLGVNLFVPKPYTPWQREPMDREENLREKIARLRRGVRRLPNVRLTDNLSIRQAVWQTYLGKGGTEVADAIECAARGAPLADVLRQFGERIAPEVFAAQPSELRWHFLRMG; from the coding sequence ATGAGAAGACCGAAACCACACGACTGGTCGCCCCTGCGTGCGGCCGAACGGGCAGCGATCGCCTTTCCGCGCCATGCCAAGCACCGGCTGGCCGTCGCCTACGCGAATCGCTACCACGTCGGCATGTCGAGCCTGGGGTTCCAGCGGGTGGTCGAGCTCGTCCACCGACGCCCGGACTGGATCGCCGAACGCTTCTTCACCGACGGGGAGGGCATGCCGCGATCGGTCGAGCGCGATGCGCCGCTCTCCGATTTCGGCGCCATCGCCTTCTCGGTCTCCTTCGAAGAGGACTTCGTCCACCTGCTCGAGCTGCTGGCGCGCGCCGGCGTGCCGTGGCGGCGGCGAGAGCGGGGCGATGGCGATCCGCTCGTCTTTCTCGGCGGCTCGTGCGCGGCGATCAACCCGTTGCCGATGGCCGAGCTGGTCGACGTCTTCCCGCTCGGGGCGGCGGAGAACTTGCTGCCGGCGATGCTCGCCGCGCTCGAGCAGGAGAGCCATCGCGAGGCGGTGCTCGACCGTCTGGCCGCGACCGACGGCTTCTTCGTCCCGGCGCGTCACGACCCCGAGGAGCTCGCGCAGGGCGGCAAGCTCCGCAAGCTCGAGCTCACCGCCGAGCAGATGCGCCTGCCGGGTCACCTGCCGACGAGCTGCCTGGTGACCCCGCACACCGAGTTCGCCGACAAGTTCCTGATCGAGATGTCGCGCGGCTGCCCGGAGAAGTGCAAGTACTGCTGGGCGACGTTCGGCATGGGGAAGTTCCGCGCCCACCCCACCGAGATGATCCTCGAGGCGATGGAGCGGGCGCGCGCGGTCACTGATCAACTCGGGTTCGTCGCCACGGCGGTGGGCGACCATCCGGAGGTCGAGCGCATCCTCGAGGAGTCGGTGCGGCTCGGCTTCCGCGCCGCGGTCTCGTCGATCCGCATCCCGGCGGTGACCGAAGGGGTTCTCGCGGCCCTCCACGCCTCCGGGGACCGCTCGATCACGCTGGCGCCGGAGACCGGCACCGATCGCCTGCGCTGGATCATGAACAAGCCGGTGCCGAATGCCCTGCTGCTCGAGAAGGTGCGGCTCATCTTTCGCCACGGTTTCCGCGAGCTGAAGCTCTACTTCATCGTCGGCATGCCGGGCGAGACGATGGAGGACGTCGACGGCATCGTCGACCTCGCGGCCGAATGCCGGGAGGCGATGCTCGCCGAGACGCGCGCCCGCGGCCGCACCGGCGAGATCCAGCTCGGGGTCAACCTCTTCGTGCCCAAGCCCTACACGCCCTGGCAGCGCGAGCCGATGGACCGCGAGGAGAATCTGCGCGAGAAGATCGCCCGCCTGCGTCGCGGCGTGCGCCGCCTCCCGAACGTCCGCCTGACCGACAACTTGTCGATCCGGCAGGCCGTCTGGCAGACCTACCTCGGCAAGGGCGGGACCGAGGTGGCCGACGCGATCGAGTGCGCGGCGCGCGGGGCACCGCTCGCCGACGTGTTGCGCCAGTTCGGCGAGCGGATCGCCCCGGAAGTCTTCGCGGCGCAGCCGAGCGAGCTGCGCTGGCACTTCCTGAGAATGGGGTGA